One region of Cytophagia bacterium CHB2 genomic DNA includes:
- a CDS encoding DUF488 family protein, with protein MIQCKSVYDKPHPNDGVRVYVDRLWPEGISTRQAAVATWLQELAPSYELWRHGYDLEQWSQYRQRYREELSAPDKRSHFESLLKQAREGPLTLLYGTSDGERNNAVVVKELLDSRQS; from the coding sequence ATGATTCAATGTAAAAGTGTGTACGACAAACCGCATCCGAATGACGGGGTGCGGGTGTATGTTGACCGGTTGTGGCCGGAAGGTATTTCAACGCGGCAGGCGGCGGTGGCGACGTGGCTGCAAGAGTTGGCGCCGTCCTATGAATTGTGGCGGCACGGTTACGATCTCGAACAATGGTCGCAGTATCGTCAGCGCTATCGCGAGGAACTGAGCGCACCGGATAAACGCAGCCATTTCGAGAGCCTGCTCAAGCAGGCGCGCGAGGGCCCATTGACGCTGCTGTACGGCACCTCGGACGGGGAGCGCAACAACGCGGTGGTGGTCAAAGAGCTGTTGGATAGTCGGCAGAGTTGA
- a CDS encoding ferredoxin family protein has translation MTYIIAEPCVDVMDKACVDVCPVDCIYELDKTQLQEGDPAYKQMLYIHPTECIDCGACEPECPPAAIFAESEVPAKWAEYIDYNYQAFGLSR, from the coding sequence ATGACGTATATCATCGCTGAGCCCTGCGTCGATGTGATGGACAAAGCGTGCGTCGATGTTTGTCCGGTCGATTGCATTTATGAATTAGACAAGACCCAATTGCAAGAGGGCGATCCGGCCTATAAGCAAATGCTGTATATTCATCCGACGGAATGCATTGACTGTGGCGCCTGTGAGCCGGAGTGTCCGCCGGCAGCGATTTTTGCGGAAAGCGAAGTTCCGGCGAAGTGGGCGGAATACATCGATTATAACTACCAAGCCTTCGGTCTAAGTCGCTGA